The genomic region AAGACCGTATGTGTCCTCCGATTTGAACAGACTCTTTTGTTGCCCGTCTTCCAAAATTCGAAAAAGACCCATGAAGGCCTCTCTTCCGATTTGTTCGAGTTCTTGCGGTGCTTCCTCTTCGCAGTTCAGCGCGCCTCCGAACATAAGCTCGGTTCTTCGAGGATGCTTCAACGCCAAGAGCACATAACGTCTCCCTGCGGAACGAAGTCTTTCGATCGGATCATCGCTGCTTTCCCAAGCGAGACGCATCTCGTTCGCGAGATCGGAAAAACCGCGCGCGGCAAGAGTGAATAAAAGATCGATCTTTCTCGGAAAATGTCTATAAGGCGCGGCGTGACTTACTCCCAAATCCGCGGCGATGTCCCTAAGACTCAAACCTTCGATTCCTTTTTTTTCCAAGATCTCCTCGGATTTAAGAATGATCGCCTTTTTGAGATCGCCGTGATGATAAGCCTCGATCGTCTCTTTTTTGGAAGATTTCTTTTTGGGGCCGATTTTTTTTTCCATAAAATGTTGCCAGTGACTACTTTTTATGTTGACAGAGCCAACATTTGATGTTTACAGTGGTAACATGAATTCCGGACGGGTCAAGACCCTTTTAGGAGGAACCATGAGAATTTTAAACAAAGTCCTTTCCGTTTCCAGGACCAACCCTTCGCTTTTTTGGAACGGTATAATCAACGTGATCAGTTTATTCGTATTGATTCCGGCGGTTTTTATCGACGAAAGAACGGTCACAAATTCTCCCGTTTGGCTAAAACCGATTAAGTTCGCTGTTTCGATCGGAATGTATTCCTTTACATTGGTGTGGATTCTTCAGTTTATCGAAGGAAGGGAAAGAACGATCCGAAATATCTCCCGGGTGATCACGATCATGTTGATCGTGGAGAATGTCGCGATCTTCGGACAGGCTTATCGCGGAGTTCCGAGCCATTTTAACATCACAACTCCTCTCAACGGTTTCATTTTCAGCCTGATGGGAACGAGCATTTCCATATTATGGATCTTTCATGTAGTTTTAGCGTTTTTGCTAATTCGACAAAAATCCGAAAACAAAGCGCTTATGGAATCTCTTCGTTGGGGAATGGGAATCGCCGCAATCGGAATGATCTTGGGATTTTTTATGACCGTTCCAAGGCCGGAACAAATCGAAGCGATGAAAGCCGGAATCCTCGAAGCGAACGGAGGGCATACGTTCGGCGCAAACGACGGCGGTCCGGGACTTCCCGTCCTCGGTTGGAGTACGATCGCGGGCGACATGAGAATTCCTCATTTCGTCGGAATCCACGCGATGCAGCTGATCCCGATGATCGCTCTTATATTAGGAAGTCTTAAAATATCGCAATCGATTTCCGTAAACGTAATCCGGAATTTTTCGATCTTCTTTACCGGATCGATTTTGGTTCTCGCTTTTCAGGCTTTAAGCGGAGAATCGCTTTTACGACCTTCTATTGGAATCGGAGTCGGACTTTCGACCTGCGGAATCGGGATGTTGTTTAGTTTTTTGATTCCGCTTTTTTCAAAAAGAATCTACAATACGTCAATCAAAGGAGTGTAAAATGGAGCTTTCCCTTCTATTTAAAATAGCAAACAACGTCGCGCTCGCGGGTTGGGTCTTATTGATCGTTGCGCCGAAATGGAAACATACGAGGTTGGTTACGACCGGTTTTTTAGGAACGCTTCTTTTCGGAAGCGTTTATACAATTTTACTAATATTCAGTTTTGGTAAAACGCAAGGAAACTTCGGTTCTTTGGAGGGGGTTACTTTGCTTTTTCAGAATCAAACCGTTCTTGTCGCGGGTTGGATTCATTATCTCGCGTTCGATCTTTTCGTGGGAACGTGGGAAAGCGCAAACGCAGAAAAGCTCGGAATCTCGCGCTGGCTTGTGATTCCTTGTCAGATCGCTACGTTTATGTTCGGACCTTTCGGATTACTAAGTTATCTGCTTCTCAGAACGATTCTTAGAAAACCGATCTTGATCGACCAGCCGTTCGAATAGAACGGCTTCTTACCTCTCAGCGATTCTTTAAAACTTTACGAAGAATTTCTCTGGTTTCCGGATGTGTCATCACCTGATAGTGGGAAGTTTCCAACAAACGATAGACACGCGATTCCGGATTCGGTTTTTTACGATACACCTTGTCGCTTAACAAAGTAAGACTCGGCTTCTCGACGATCCCGTCTCCGATCCAGGAAGACCATTTGGATTCTTCCTCGGTGACGAGACTGTAAATCTGAGTCGCATTAATATCGTCGAGTTCCCCGAAGTAGGAATCGTTCGTATATCTTTTGATCTGATCGTTGTGAACCCAATCCTCTTCTCTGATAATTCCGTGGGAAAGATCCTTGATCGCGTCGCTTCTTTGGTTCCCGATAAAACCCACGATGCTCACCGGAAGAATCGGCAAAGATTCCGCTCCGAGCCCGAGCCAAAAGCCGATCTTCTCGATATAAGATCCTCCGTCCGGAGAATTGATCACAAGAGCGTGGCGGATTTTTTTCGGAAAGGGAGAATTTTTCGTCCTCGCCTGATACAAAGCGCTTCTGAAAATCAGACCGCCCTGACTATAAGCAATGACGTCTAACGTTTTATCTTTCAATTCGAGAGAATTCAGAAGATTCTCCACAAGCTCGAGCATAAGCTTGGCGTTCGTGGAAAGATGAATTCCCGGATTAAAACGAAGATAAATCGGATAATAACCGCATTCTTTCATCGTATCGGACAAAGGAACTTCTCCCTTCGCGTTCCAAAGCCCTTCGTCGCAGAACAAACCTGGAATACAAAGGATCAAGTTCGGAAGTTTGGAATTCTTCCAGTCCATTAGAATTTCTTGATATTCTACGTCCTTTCCGTCCAAACGAAAAGACGCTTTGATATGCGAAGTCGTAACGAGCCCCGCAAAGGATTCTCCCACGATGCTGGATACGGGAATATTTTCGAAAAGAGTTCGTTTAACAACGATGTCCGCATTCTCAAGAGCGTCTAACGCGACGTGCATCGCCTTAGCGGTCGAAGTCAAAGCCTGGGTCAGACCTTGTTCGGTCTTTTGACCCGCGTTTCTTAACGATTCTCCGGACTTGGAAAGAAATTCGGACAAACTCGTGTTCTGAATCAAAGGCGCGTCCGAAAGCTGAGAAAGTTGTTTGGAAGTCCAGTCGAACGACTCGGTAAGAATCGAACGAACGCCTTCCAAGGTTCCCACCGAAGTGTCCTTCGCAAGTCGAACCAACAACTTACTCAGATCCATGCTCGGTTGTGTGGGTTTGTAAGGCATTTCCTTTTCTCCTTTCATCGCCCGCGAAGGATAACACGAAAACCGCGATGAGTCAACGGATAAAATTCTTTTTCAAGATCGAAGAAGAAGCGAAGTGACTTGATCTTACGATTCTTTATGTTCCTATGGCGACATGCGGCTCCTATTGATTCAACCGCCGGTCGAGGATTTTTACGATACGGATATTCGATTGCAACCGATCGGACTTTGTTATCTCAAAGGAGCCGTTCAAAAATTCTTACCCGATGTGGAAGTAATCATCCGCGATTTTCATCGAGGACTCGGGAACAAACTCGCGGGAAGGAGAACGGTTCCGATTCCGAGCGAACTCAAATACTTAAAGGACTATTATCCCGTTCCCGATAAAAGTCCGTTCTCAACGTTTTTTGAATATTTCCATTTCGGCGCTTCGTACGAAAGTATCGCGAACGAAGTTAAGGAGTTACAACCGGATCTAGTCGGAATCTCTTCGTTATTCTCCCCTTATTACAGAGAGGCGTTAAAAACCGCCGAGACGATTAAAAAAGTTTTGAACGTTCCCGTTTTGATGGGAGGTTCTCACGTTTCCGCCTGTCCG from Leptospira kmetyi serovar Malaysia str. Bejo-Iso9 harbors:
- a CDS encoding esterase/lipase family protein — encoded protein: MPYKPTQPSMDLSKLLVRLAKDTSVGTLEGVRSILTESFDWTSKQLSQLSDAPLIQNTSLSEFLSKSGESLRNAGQKTEQGLTQALTSTAKAMHVALDALENADIVVKRTLFENIPVSSIVGESFAGLVTTSHIKASFRLDGKDVEYQEILMDWKNSKLPNLILCIPGLFCDEGLWNAKGEVPLSDTMKECGYYPIYLRFNPGIHLSTNAKLMLELVENLLNSLELKDKTLDVIAYSQGGLIFRSALYQARTKNSPFPKKIRHALVINSPDGGSYIEKIGFWLGLGAESLPILPVSIVGFIGNQRSDAIKDLSHGIIREEDWVHNDQIKRYTNDSYFGELDDINATQIYSLVTEEESKWSSWIGDGIVEKPSLTLLSDKVYRKKPNPESRVYRLLETSHYQVMTHPETREILRKVLKNR
- a CDS encoding TetR/AcrR family transcriptional regulator — encoded protein: MEKKIGPKKKSSKKETIEAYHHGDLKKAIILKSEEILEKKGIEGLSLRDIAADLGVSHAAPYRHFPRKIDLLFTLAARGFSDLANEMRLAWESSDDPIERLRSAGRRYVLLALKHPRRTELMFGGALNCEEEAPQELEQIGREAFMGLFRILEDGQQKSLFKSEDTYGLSFTVWSLVHGFAVLTNGRQIPQAIIEERTLEKIIDSTLNSILNGVVRS
- a CDS encoding ABA4-like family protein, translating into MELSLLFKIANNVALAGWVLLIVAPKWKHTRLVTTGFLGTLLFGSVYTILLIFSFGKTQGNFGSLEGVTLLFQNQTVLVAGWIHYLAFDLFVGTWESANAEKLGISRWLVIPCQIATFMFGPFGLLSYLLLRTILRKPILIDQPFE